The Lysinibacillus pakistanensis genome includes a window with the following:
- a CDS encoding NfeD family protein: MRRRRILSYLLVIWMTFLLAFPLTSAFASSKVYHIPIQNEVERGLHAFLERAFKEAEENHAEAIILDIHTPGGFVNVAGDIAILMDASPIRKIAFINRDAHSAGAFLALHADEIYMVPNGTIGAAAVIDSAGKAADLKAHSAWVAQMEAAAEAKKRNPLYARAMADVSVDLSEFRAGKGNLLTLSASEAEKVKYSEGTASNFQELLDKTKLKGSEIVSIEPTFSEKLARFITNPIIVPILLSIASLGLVMELYSPGFGVPGTMGLSALGLFFFGHMVAGLAGYESLLLFVLGLALVIAEFFVPGGIVGILGGVLILLSLILAGASIMQMIIAIFIALVVAIIGMVILMKFFGKKLHVLNKLVLMDATTTEEGYVSNINRTELLGKVGKTITPLRPAGTILFGNERIDVVSEGGYVDAGKHVEIIKVEGSRIVVRPSEKEMEE, encoded by the coding sequence ATGCGAAGACGGAGAATCCTCAGCTATTTATTGGTTATTTGGATGACCTTTTTGTTAGCGTTTCCACTAACATCTGCTTTTGCAAGTAGTAAGGTCTATCACATACCGATTCAGAATGAAGTAGAACGAGGACTTCACGCATTTTTAGAACGAGCTTTTAAAGAGGCGGAAGAAAATCATGCTGAGGCCATTATTTTAGACATTCATACGCCTGGCGGTTTCGTGAATGTAGCAGGGGATATCGCAATTTTAATGGATGCGTCGCCTATAAGAAAAATTGCGTTTATTAATAGAGATGCCCATTCAGCAGGTGCTTTTCTTGCCTTACATGCAGATGAAATCTATATGGTCCCAAATGGAACAATTGGTGCGGCTGCAGTGATTGACTCAGCAGGTAAAGCTGCAGATTTAAAGGCTCATAGTGCATGGGTTGCTCAAATGGAAGCAGCTGCAGAGGCGAAAAAACGAAACCCATTATATGCGCGAGCAATGGCAGATGTATCTGTGGATTTATCAGAATTTCGAGCAGGGAAGGGAAATTTATTAACGTTATCAGCTTCAGAAGCAGAAAAAGTTAAGTATTCTGAAGGAACGGCTTCGAATTTCCAGGAGCTACTAGATAAAACAAAGTTAAAGGGTAGTGAAATCGTATCAATCGAACCTACTTTTTCTGAAAAGCTTGCTCGATTTATAACAAATCCAATTATTGTACCAATTTTATTGTCAATTGCTAGCTTAGGACTTGTGATGGAGCTATATTCGCCAGGTTTCGGTGTTCCGGGTACAATGGGATTGTCAGCACTTGGATTATTTTTCTTTGGGCATATGGTGGCAGGCTTAGCTGGTTATGAATCTTTACTGTTATTCGTTTTAGGCTTAGCGCTTGTCATTGCAGAGTTTTTTGTCCCCGGTGGTATTGTTGGTATTTTAGGTGGCGTGCTAATATTACTAAGTCTCATACTGGCAGGTGCAAGCATAATGCAAATGATTATAGCGATTTTCATTGCGCTTGTTGTTGCTATAATAGGAATGGTGATCCTGATGAAATTTTTCGGTAAAAAATTGCATGTCTTAAACAAATTAGTGTTGATGGATGCAACGACGACAGAAGAGGGCTATGTGTCTAATATAAACCGCACGGAGTTGCTTGGAAAAGTAGGGAAAACGATTACACCCCTTCGTCCTGCAGGTACGATACTATTTGGAAATGAGCGCATTGATGTGGTATCAGAAGGTGGCTATGTTGATGCTGGGAAACATGTAGAAATTATTAAAGTAGAGGGCTCACGTATTGTTGTGAGACCATCAGAAAAAGAGATGGAGGAATAA
- the rpsU gene encoding 30S ribosomal protein S21, translating to MSKTVVRKNESLEDALRRFKRTVSKSGTIQEVRKREFYEKPSVKRKKKSEAARKRKW from the coding sequence ATGTCAAAAACTGTCGTTCGCAAAAACGAATCGCTTGAAGATGCTCTTCGCCGCTTCAAACGTACTGTATCAAAAAGTGGTACAATTCAAGAAGTTAGAAAGCGCGAGTTCTACGAAAAACCTAGCGTAAAACGTAAAAAGAAATCAGAAGCTGCACGTAAACGTAAGTGGTAA
- a CDS encoding TrkH family potassium uptake protein translates to MNTFKNTLNPPKILVLGFALIIVIGTFLLTLPFATEDGKGLSFLDSLFTATSATCVTGLIVVDTGDTFSVFGEVVILSLIQIGGLGFMTFATLLFLLLGKKISLKERLLLKEAFNNITIAGLVKLVKRILLFTAFIEIIGGLILSIRFSFDMPIGKAFYFGFFHAISNFNNAGFDLMGGFNGMTAYVDDPFVVFTICALITIGGLGFIVMNELYEYRVTKRLSVHTKIVLTTTILLTVSATILIFLFEYGNQKTIGPLSEWGKMLGSLYQAVTPRTAGSNTLAIGDLTHSTLFLIVLLMFIGAGSGSTAGGIKITTFAVLVATMWSQIRGKEDVVLFKRRIVNETILKALTVSLCGMVIVVVVTIILSITEQKHSFMMYLFEATSAFGTVGLSMGLTPELSPVGRLLIILTMFAGRLGPLTIAFAITKRRKSEAFRHLKGNIMIG, encoded by the coding sequence ATGAACACATTTAAAAATACATTAAATCCTCCCAAAATTCTCGTACTTGGTTTTGCACTTATTATTGTAATTGGGACGTTTCTTTTAACACTACCTTTTGCCACTGAGGATGGCAAAGGACTTTCTTTTTTAGATTCATTATTCACTGCTACTTCTGCAACTTGTGTAACGGGGTTAATTGTTGTCGATACAGGTGATACATTTTCTGTCTTTGGTGAAGTAGTCATTTTATCATTAATCCAAATTGGTGGGTTAGGGTTTATGACGTTTGCGACATTATTATTTTTACTGCTTGGAAAAAAAATATCTTTAAAAGAGAGACTGTTACTAAAGGAAGCATTCAACAATATTACCATTGCTGGTCTTGTTAAATTAGTAAAAAGAATATTGCTCTTCACAGCGTTTATTGAAATTATTGGTGGTCTTATTTTATCGATTCGTTTTTCTTTTGACATGCCGATAGGCAAAGCGTTTTATTTTGGTTTTTTTCATGCTATTTCCAATTTCAACAACGCAGGCTTTGATTTAATGGGTGGCTTTAACGGAATGACAGCCTACGTGGATGACCCATTTGTTGTTTTCACAATTTGTGCTCTCATTACAATTGGGGGTTTAGGATTTATTGTGATGAATGAATTGTATGAATATCGGGTGACAAAAAGGCTATCCGTCCATACAAAAATTGTCTTAACAACTACAATACTTTTAACTGTTAGCGCAACGATTTTAATATTTTTGTTCGAATATGGAAATCAAAAAACAATCGGGCCATTATCAGAATGGGGAAAAATGTTAGGTTCTCTTTATCAAGCGGTTACACCAAGAACTGCTGGTTCTAATACACTCGCTATTGGTGACTTAACACATTCAACATTATTTTTAATTGTTCTCTTAATGTTTATTGGAGCTGGGTCTGGATCCACTGCTGGCGGTATTAAAATAACAACTTTCGCTGTTTTAGTAGCTACAATGTGGTCACAGATTAGAGGAAAAGAAGATGTTGTTCTATTTAAACGTAGAATCGTCAACGAAACCATTTTAAAGGCATTGACAGTTTCATTGTGCGGGATGGTGATTGTCGTTGTTGTCACCATTATACTTAGCATTACAGAACAAAAACATAGCTTTATGATGTATTTATTTGAGGCTACCTCTGCATTTGGTACAGTTGGTCTTTCAATGGGGCTGACCCCAGAGCTATCTCCTGTTGGCCGTCTGCTTATTATTCTTACAATGTTCGCGGGCAGACTTGGTCCACTTACTATTGCATTTGCCATTACAAAAAGACGGAAATCAGAAGCTTTTCGTCATCTAAAAGGAAATATTATGATTGGGTAA
- a CDS encoding potassium channel family protein, which translates to MAINQYAVIGLGRFGTSVARRLHEAGQEILGIDINEERVEDAEPYVTHAIVADTTEEKALISIGIGNFDCVIVAIGNDMQSSILTVSLLKELGIKKVIAKALGKRHGQVLDKVGADWIIYPERDMGERVANQLLSPNMLNYIELSKEYSIEEIMIPSKMAGQNLRDLDLRAKYNVSVIAIVREGEIIISPSPEQNIEKEDLLVMIGHRKDLTLFSNIQ; encoded by the coding sequence ATGGCTATTAATCAATATGCCGTAATAGGTTTAGGAAGATTCGGAACAAGTGTCGCCCGTAGATTACATGAAGCAGGACAGGAAATATTGGGAATCGACATTAACGAGGAAAGAGTGGAGGATGCAGAACCCTATGTTACTCATGCCATTGTAGCTGATACAACAGAAGAAAAAGCTTTAATCTCAATTGGAATAGGTAATTTCGATTGCGTCATTGTGGCAATTGGCAACGATATGCAGTCTAGTATTTTAACTGTATCGCTATTAAAAGAATTAGGAATAAAAAAAGTAATTGCCAAGGCATTAGGTAAAAGACATGGGCAAGTGTTAGATAAAGTAGGCGCTGATTGGATTATTTACCCTGAACGAGATATGGGAGAGCGTGTGGCGAATCAGTTGCTGTCCCCAAATATGCTGAATTATATAGAATTATCGAAGGAATACAGTATAGAGGAGATTATGATCCCTTCCAAAATGGCTGGGCAAAATCTTCGAGATTTAGATTTGCGTGCGAAATATAACGTCAGTGTTATTGCCATTGTTCGAGAAGGTGAAATTATTATCTCTCCCTCTCCTGAGCAGAATATTGAAAAGGAAGATTTATTAGTGATGATTGGTCATCGAAAAGACCTTACTTTATTTTCAAATATTCAATAA
- a CDS encoding manganese catalase family protein, protein MWYYEKKLQYPVRVSTCNPMLAKFLIEQYGGADGELAAALRYMNQRYTIPDKVVGLLTDIATEEFSHLEMIATMIYKLTKDATPEMLKEAGLGDHYVNHDKALFYQNASGVPFTATYIQAKGDPIADLYEDIAAEEKARATYQWIIDLSDDTDLNDSLKFLREREIVHSQRFREAVEILKDDKDRKKIF, encoded by the coding sequence TTGTGGTATTATGAAAAGAAACTCCAATATCCTGTCAGAGTGAGTACATGTAACCCTATGCTGGCAAAATTTTTAATTGAGCAGTATGGGGGTGCAGATGGTGAATTAGCAGCTGCACTCCGTTATATGAACCAGCGCTACACAATTCCAGATAAAGTGGTAGGGTTATTAACTGATATAGCGACAGAGGAATTTTCACATTTAGAAATGATTGCAACGATGATTTACAAACTAACAAAAGATGCGACACCAGAAATGCTAAAGGAAGCTGGACTAGGTGACCATTATGTGAATCATGACAAAGCCCTATTTTATCAAAATGCCTCTGGGGTGCCATTTACGGCAACTTATATTCAGGCGAAAGGCGACCCGATTGCTGATTTATATGAGGATATTGCAGCTGAAGAAAAGGCTCGTGCCACATATCAATGGATTATCGATTTATCTGATGATACTGACTTAAATGATAGCTTGAAGTTTTTACGTGAGCGAGAAATCGTTCATTCTCAGCGTTTTAGAGAGGCTGTAGAAATTTTAAAAGATGATAAGGATCGAAAGAAAATTTTCTAG
- a CDS encoding spore coat protein CotJB, translated as MNKEMPPEFYTLLEEIQAIDFVIVELNLYLDTHPHDYDAIQQFNEKTEISMKLKRDFEKKFGPLMNFGRSYSNYPFNWIDTPWPWQV; from the coding sequence ATGAATAAAGAGATGCCGCCCGAATTTTATACATTACTTGAAGAAATTCAAGCCATTGATTTTGTCATTGTGGAGTTAAATCTTTATTTAGATACTCATCCTCATGATTATGATGCCATTCAGCAATTTAATGAAAAAACTGAAATAAGTATGAAGCTGAAGAGAGATTTTGAAAAGAAGTTTGGTCCCCTTATGAATTTTGGAAGAAGCTATTCTAACTATCCATTTAATTGGATTGATACACCGTGGCCATGGCAAGTCTAA
- a CDS encoding spore coat associated protein CotJA — MFTQYKYWKPYISPFDPCPPIRVKSFATPPQLYMGFQPPGLPQFQSPREALMAGTLWPQLFSPYPNPEKGGVKNE; from the coding sequence ATGTTTACGCAATATAAGTATTGGAAGCCTTATATTAGCCCATTTGATCCATGTCCGCCTATTAGAGTTAAAAGCTTTGCCACACCCCCACAATTGTATATGGGATTTCAACCACCTGGATTACCTCAATTTCAATCGCCAAGAGAAGCTCTTATGGCTGGAACATTATGGCCGCAATTATTCAGTCCCTATCCAAATCCTGAAAAAGGAGGGGTGAAAAATGAATAA
- a CDS encoding MFS transporter, whose translation MNKVIIENQANYSLMTIILSWTGMVVMSSLYLTIPLLSLFSEYFHISLSKAGLSSSIFSLGFAIGCFFYGAISEKYGRKNVIVMGLFSLSCITLLLGMTNDYSFILLLRGLQGLAAATFSPVALAYTLEVFPNDKKVGAVGFISTGFLLAGIVGQVFSGYVSEHTSWHVTFYVLSLVYLATALLVFWLLPKGGAVNKAKNIWEPMKRIGIIFTNGNLIFSYMIAFVLLLSFVSMYIILGEYLTSNSFGMSSQKLIYIRSIGVFGMILSPIAGKLSKRLNVLSVLKGALTLSIISLLMMGFISNIVGLSLISILFVSGIALAVPSLVSLVGQLGWNMGGIAVSMYTVILFAGTSVAPMISVYFMKTGSFTFAFILLATTLSIGLISAMMIRIERK comes from the coding sequence ATGAATAAAGTAATTATAGAAAACCAAGCAAATTATTCTCTGATGACCATTATTTTATCTTGGACAGGGATGGTAGTTATGTCTAGTTTGTATTTGACAATACCGCTTCTCAGTCTATTCAGTGAATATTTTCATATTTCGTTGTCTAAGGCAGGCCTCAGTTCAAGTATTTTTTCACTTGGATTTGCTATAGGATGCTTTTTCTATGGAGCAATATCAGAAAAATATGGACGAAAAAATGTAATTGTTATGGGTCTTTTTTCATTAAGCTGTATAACGTTGCTATTAGGTATGACGAATGATTATTCTTTCATTTTATTACTAAGAGGATTACAGGGACTTGCAGCGGCTACATTTTCACCAGTGGCACTTGCTTATACGCTTGAAGTATTTCCAAACGATAAAAAAGTGGGAGCAGTAGGTTTTATAAGCACAGGTTTTCTCTTAGCTGGTATTGTGGGTCAGGTATTTAGTGGCTATGTGAGTGAACATACTTCTTGGCATGTCACTTTTTATGTTCTGTCATTAGTTTATCTTGCTACTGCCTTGCTAGTGTTTTGGTTATTACCAAAAGGTGGAGCTGTTAATAAAGCAAAGAATATATGGGAGCCAATGAAAAGGATAGGTATTATTTTTACCAATGGAAATTTGATATTTAGTTATATGATTGCTTTCGTTCTATTATTGTCCTTTGTGAGTATGTATATTATTTTGGGCGAGTACCTTACAAGTAATTCTTTTGGAATGAGTAGTCAAAAGTTGATTTATATTCGATCTATTGGTGTATTTGGAATGATCCTGTCTCCTATTGCGGGGAAATTATCGAAGCGTTTGAATGTCTTGTCAGTACTAAAAGGAGCATTGACTCTTTCTATTATCTCCTTATTAATGATGGGCTTTATCTCTAACATCGTTGGTTTATCCTTAATTAGTATTCTATTTGTTAGTGGAATTGCACTTGCGGTACCTTCATTAGTGTCTCTTGTGGGTCAATTAGGTTGGAACATGGGAGGGATTGCAGTATCTATGTATACTGTCATTTTATTTGCTGGAACAAGTGTTGCGCCTATGATATCTGTTTATTTTATGAAAACGGGTAGCTTTACATTTGCATTTATTCTCCTTGCTACAACACTTAGCATTGGATTAATTTCTGCTATGATGATTAGAATCGAAAGAAAATAG
- a CDS encoding MarR family winged helix-turn-helix transcriptional regulator, which yields MTKSKKMFTHEDDLPVLGLDPYIELIQASSSSNLDQEEAKLGLMLLWLSDYVLDAMDIELAPFGITESKLDLLLLLTLHDVRRATPSAIAERLGITRASATSMIDWLEKRNLVIRNHSKEDRRKIYVSLTDEGRAFVANILPTYWASCASSMIDLEPEERKVFEKLVNKLLKSMQRKLKVER from the coding sequence ATGACAAAATCTAAAAAAATGTTTACTCATGAAGATGATTTGCCAGTATTAGGTTTAGATCCATATATTGAGCTTATTCAAGCATCTTCTTCAAGTAATTTAGATCAAGAAGAAGCAAAATTAGGATTAATGTTGTTATGGTTAAGTGACTACGTTTTAGATGCAATGGATATTGAGCTAGCTCCTTTTGGAATTACGGAAAGTAAATTAGATCTACTATTATTGTTGACACTGCATGATGTGAGAAGAGCGACTCCATCTGCAATAGCTGAACGTTTGGGGATTACTAGGGCATCAGCAACTTCAATGATTGATTGGTTAGAAAAGAGAAATCTTGTTATACGCAATCATAGCAAAGAAGATCGCAGAAAAATTTATGTGAGTTTAACAGATGAAGGGCGTGCTTTCGTGGCTAACATTTTGCCAACTTATTGGGCTTCGTGTGCTTCTAGTATGATTGATTTGGAGCCTGAAGAACGAAAGGTATTTGAAAAGTTGGTGAATAAACTATTAAAATCTATGCAGAGAAAACTAAAGGTGGAACGTTAA
- the speD gene encoding adenosylmethionine decarboxylase, which translates to MQKQLQQITADMQLEEHYHTLEKALLALYFHNNCTTKSLAYMTDLPIPIVSAMKKEFAKKGWGKHSLTKKGQLAISQYFQLSGADADLYLQLTTDDAFRIEWITQNTSELSYIYDARPTADVAIDQAKCTVETALKRALLALDYSMLFNKHILCLGDDDFISIALAFLLKKIAPHSTTKIVVLDIDRRVLSTISKIAKDYELPIRTDYYNVQEPLPNRYAHQFDCVYTDTPYTLIGAQLFLSRTINALKPEAMRHVFFSYAKRSYQKQWQLQQGLHAMGFVINSIQYDINTYEGAQILGATSQLFVLQTTEQMTPYIPNYRKFTRPIYTGEIERKSVVYQCMHCQYALTVGTGNHYVTINQLQSSGCPSCKNKKFSQIKRTVKKTQSQHALGHHILLELHECDGALLNDVQQIKTIMCQAAQKAKATIVTEHFHHFSPYGVSGVVIIQESHLTIHTWPEYGYAAIDVFTCNSKLSLQEAVQYITEQFNAGNVTQYYQYRGK; encoded by the coding sequence ATGCAAAAACAATTACAACAAATTACAGCTGACATGCAGCTTGAAGAACACTATCACACATTAGAGAAAGCTTTGCTTGCTTTATATTTCCATAATAATTGTACAACTAAATCTTTAGCTTATATGACAGACTTACCGATACCTATCGTTTCAGCAATGAAAAAGGAATTTGCTAAAAAGGGCTGGGGGAAACACAGCTTAACGAAAAAGGGGCAGCTAGCCATTTCGCAATATTTTCAACTGTCAGGTGCCGATGCGGATCTCTACCTTCAATTAACGACAGATGATGCATTTCGAATAGAATGGATTACACAAAATACAAGCGAATTAAGCTATATTTATGATGCTAGACCTACAGCTGATGTGGCAATTGATCAAGCCAAATGTACAGTTGAGACAGCATTAAAACGGGCATTGCTTGCGTTAGATTATTCGATGCTATTCAATAAGCATATTTTGTGTTTAGGCGATGACGATTTCATCAGTATTGCTCTAGCGTTTTTACTTAAGAAAATTGCTCCACATTCTACAACTAAAATAGTTGTGTTAGATATTGATAGGCGAGTTTTGAGCACAATTAGCAAAATAGCTAAAGATTATGAGCTTCCGATTAGAACAGATTATTATAATGTTCAGGAGCCCTTGCCAAATCGATATGCCCATCAGTTTGATTGCGTATACACAGATACACCATATACTTTAATTGGCGCACAGCTTTTTTTATCACGTACAATTAATGCACTGAAGCCAGAAGCAATGCGGCATGTGTTTTTTTCCTACGCGAAACGAAGTTACCAAAAGCAGTGGCAATTACAGCAAGGCTTACATGCTATGGGCTTTGTGATTAACAGTATTCAATATGATATTAATACCTATGAAGGCGCGCAGATATTAGGGGCTACAAGTCAATTATTTGTATTACAAACAACAGAGCAAATGACTCCCTATATCCCTAATTACCGTAAATTTACAAGACCAATTTATACAGGTGAGATTGAGCGAAAATCTGTTGTTTATCAGTGTATGCATTGTCAATATGCACTTACAGTTGGTACTGGCAATCATTACGTTACAATTAATCAGCTTCAATCCAGTGGTTGTCCAAGTTGCAAAAATAAAAAGTTTTCACAAATTAAGAGAACAGTAAAGAAAACACAATCCCAACATGCATTAGGCCATCATATTTTATTAGAATTGCATGAGTGTGACGGTGCATTACTGAATGACGTGCAACAAATTAAAACGATTATGTGTCAAGCTGCCCAAAAAGCAAAAGCAACGATTGTGACTGAACATTTTCATCATTTTTCACCTTATGGGGTTAGCGGTGTAGTTATTATTCAAGAATCACATTTAACGATTCATACTTGGCCAGAATACGGGTATGCGGCAATAGATGTTTTTACTTGTAACAGTAAATTATCTCTACAAGAGGCTGTTCAATATATTACTGAGCAATTTAATGCTGGAAATGTCACGCAGTACTACCAGTATCGAGGCAAATAG
- the deoC gene encoding deoxyribose-phosphate aldolase, whose amino-acid sequence MGQNFARMIDHTLLKAEATQEQIEKLCAEAKQFSFASVCVNPTWVKYSSELLQGSDVLVCTVIGFPLGASTSAVKAFEVKDAIANGAKEVDMVINIGALKDKKYDVVQADIAAVVKAAKGSALVKVIIEACLLTEEEKVKACELSVAAGADYVKTSTGFSTGGATAEDIALMRKTVGPELGVKASGGVRSLEDMKKMIEAGATRIGASSGVAIMNGLISDSNY is encoded by the coding sequence ATGGGACAAAATTTTGCACGTATGATTGATCATACTTTATTAAAGGCTGAGGCTACGCAAGAACAAATTGAAAAACTTTGTGCTGAGGCAAAACAATTTAGCTTTGCTTCAGTATGTGTAAATCCGACATGGGTTAAGTACAGCAGTGAATTATTACAAGGATCCGACGTTTTAGTGTGTACAGTTATTGGTTTCCCGCTTGGTGCTAGTACATCAGCGGTCAAAGCATTTGAGGTAAAAGATGCAATTGCGAATGGTGCAAAAGAAGTGGATATGGTCATTAATATCGGTGCATTAAAGGATAAAAAATATGATGTTGTACAAGCTGATATTGCAGCAGTGGTTAAAGCGGCAAAAGGTAGTGCACTTGTGAAGGTTATTATTGAAGCATGCTTACTAACAGAGGAAGAGAAAGTGAAGGCATGTGAATTATCAGTGGCAGCAGGAGCAGATTATGTGAAAACGTCAACAGGTTTTTCTACTGGTGGCGCAACAGCAGAGGATATTGCTTTAATGCGTAAAACGGTGGGTCCAGAGCTAGGTGTAAAAGCTTCTGGTGGTGTACGAAGCTTAGAGGATATGAAAAAGATGATTGAGGCAGGGGCTACTCGTATTGGAGCAAGCTCGGGTGTAGCAATTATGAATGGCTTAATTTCAGATTCTAATTATTAA
- the mtaB gene encoding tRNA (N(6)-L-threonylcarbamoyladenosine(37)-C(2))-methylthiotransferase MtaB, which translates to MSYELPKTVSLYTLGCKVNHYETEAIWQLFKEQGYERTEFDHQADVYVINTCTVTNTGDKKSRQVIRRAIRQNPDAVICVTGCYAQTSPAEIMAIPGVDIVVGTQDRTKLLGYIDQYRTERQPINAVRNIMKNRVYEELDVPAFTDRTRASLKIQEGCNNFCTFCIIPWARGLMRSRDPKEVLHQAQQLVDAGYLEIVLTGIHTGGYGQDLKDYNLAQLLRDLEANVKGLKRLRISSIEASQLTDEVIEVLRESNIVVNHLHIPIQSGSDTVLKRMRRKYTMEFFGERLTKLHEALPDLAVTSDVIVGFPGETEEEFMETYNFIRDHKFSELHVFPFSPRTGTPAARMEDQIDEEIKNERVHRLIALNDQLAKEYASRFEDQVLEVIPEEFVHDGSEEEGLLTGYTDNYLKVVFEGPESLIGQLVKVKITQAGYPHSKGQFVRVLEAVK; encoded by the coding sequence ATGAGCTACGAGCTTCCGAAAACCGTATCTCTATATACTCTAGGTTGTAAAGTAAACCATTATGAAACAGAAGCTATTTGGCAGCTGTTTAAGGAACAAGGCTATGAGCGTACTGAATTTGATCACCAAGCAGACGTTTATGTCATAAATACATGTACTGTAACAAATACTGGAGATAAAAAATCACGTCAGGTAATTCGTCGAGCTATTCGTCAAAATCCTGATGCTGTCATTTGTGTTACAGGTTGCTACGCTCAAACGTCTCCAGCAGAAATAATGGCTATTCCTGGTGTAGATATTGTTGTAGGAACACAGGATCGTACAAAGTTACTTGGCTATATTGATCAATATCGTACTGAACGACAACCAATTAATGCTGTACGCAACATTATGAAAAATCGTGTCTATGAGGAATTAGATGTACCTGCATTTACAGACCGTACACGTGCATCTTTAAAAATTCAAGAGGGCTGTAATAACTTCTGTACTTTTTGTATTATTCCATGGGCTCGTGGGTTAATGCGTTCCCGAGATCCTAAGGAAGTATTGCACCAAGCACAACAATTAGTGGACGCAGGCTATCTTGAAATTGTACTAACAGGCATTCATACAGGTGGCTATGGACAAGACTTAAAAGATTATAACTTAGCGCAGTTACTACGTGATTTAGAAGCGAATGTGAAAGGCTTAAAACGCTTACGTATTTCTTCAATTGAGGCTAGTCAATTAACAGACGAAGTCATTGAAGTTTTACGTGAATCAAATATTGTTGTTAATCACTTACACATTCCAATCCAATCAGGTTCAGACACTGTTTTAAAACGCATGCGTCGTAAATATACAATGGAATTCTTTGGTGAGCGCTTAACAAAATTACATGAGGCATTGCCAGACTTAGCTGTTACTTCTGACGTCATTGTAGGTTTCCCAGGTGAGACGGAAGAAGAATTTATGGAAACGTATAACTTTATTCGAGATCATAAATTCTCTGAGCTGCATGTATTTCCATTCTCTCCACGTACAGGAACACCAGCTGCACGTATGGAGGATCAAATTGATGAGGAAATTAAAAACGAACGTGTTCACCGCTTAATTGCATTAAATGACCAGTTGGCGAAGGAATATGCCTCTCGTTTTGAAGATCAAGTTTTGGAGGTTATTCCAGAAGAGTTTGTTCATGATGGTAGTGAGGAAGAAGGATTACTAACAGGCTATACAGATAATTACTTAAAAGTAGTCTTTGAAGGCCCTGAGAGTCTAATTGGACAGCTTGTGAAGGTGAAAATTACACAAGCAGGATACCCTCATTCTAAAGGACAATTTGTGCGTGTGTTGGAAGCAGTTAAATAA
- a CDS encoding YjcZ family sporulation protein: MSQNYGNGYGSGSSFALIVVLFILLIIVGASFIRY; the protein is encoded by the coding sequence ATGTCGCAAAATTATGGTAATGGTTATGGCTCTGGTTCATCATTTGCTCTAATTGTAGTTCTTTTCATCCTTCTGATTATTGTCGGCGCTAGTTTCATCCGTTATTAA
- a CDS encoding hydrolase: MSINRNVNNNRKKCFSCDEKENHHEKDHHRCKGCVCNQLRRLQTQTEVDLFLFGGQIIEDVIFISFDQKNCCAFFNDPETEPGSTIIVDCQDIQAIRIEAD; this comes from the coding sequence ATGAGCATTAACAGAAATGTTAATAATAACCGGAAAAAGTGTTTTTCTTGTGATGAAAAGGAAAACCATCACGAGAAAGATCACCATCGCTGTAAAGGTTGTGTTTGTAATCAATTAAGACGCTTACAAACTCAGACTGAAGTTGATCTTTTCTTATTTGGCGGTCAGATTATAGAAGATGTTATTTTTATTTCCTTTGATCAAAAAAATTGTTGTGCATTCTTTAATGATCCAGAAACAGAACCTGGTTCAACAATTATCGTGGACTGTCAAGATATTCAAGCAATCCGTATAGAAGCAGACTAA